In Winkia neuii, a genomic segment contains:
- the rplI gene encoding 50S ribosomal protein L9 yields the protein MAAQTKVVLNVDVPNLGVTGDVVTVRAGYARNLLFPRNLASKWTPGAQRQIDQMQAARRKREIASIDDARAIRDALQGSEGVVISKKATDTGRLFASVSTAEIAAAVKEQLGQTIDRRGVSWEAPIKSTGSYKVNVSLHPEVDATLAVKVDGE from the coding sequence ATGGCAGCACAGACAAAAGTCGTACTAAACGTTGACGTCCCGAACCTAGGCGTTACTGGTGACGTTGTAACCGTTCGCGCAGGCTACGCACGTAACCTGCTGTTCCCGCGTAACTTGGCCTCCAAGTGGACCCCGGGTGCACAGCGTCAGATCGATCAGATGCAGGCAGCTCGCCGCAAGCGCGAAATCGCCTCGATCGACGATGCTCGCGCAATCCGCGATGCACTGCAGGGCTCCGAGGGCGTTGTCATCTCTAAGAAGGCAACCGACACCGGCCGTCTGTTCGCGTCCGTGTCCACTGCCGAGATCGCTGCTGCGGTCAAGGAACAGCTGGGCCAGACCATCGATCGTCGTGGCGTCTCTTGGGAAGCCCCGATCAAGAGCACTGGTTCTTACAAGGTGAACGTTTCCCTTCACCCCGAGGTCGACGCGACCTTGGCAGTAAAGGTTGACGGCGAATAG
- the rpsR gene encoding 30S ribosomal protein S18, which translates to MARQQKARTVKPIKKKANPFRGVENVVIDYKDTALLRKFISDRGKIRARRVTGVSVQQQRLIAKAVKNAREVALLPYSSSGR; encoded by the coding sequence ATGGCAAGGCAGCAAAAGGCTCGCACTGTTAAGCCAATTAAGAAGAAGGCGAACCCGTTCCGGGGCGTCGAAAATGTAGTAATCGATTACAAGGACACCGCTCTGCTGCGCAAGTTCATTTCGGACCGCGGCAAGATCCGCGCCCGTCGCGTGACCGGTGTTTCCGTACAGCAGCAGCGTCTAATCGCCAAGGCCGTCAAGAACGCCCGCGAGGTCGCACTGCTTCCGTACTCGTCGTCCGGCCGCTGA
- a CDS encoding MFS transporter translates to MAKSVIGEKSVKDLSRLHRIFLLVLVSMGSSIIYTPAYLKNVFYDPLIKALHASNAQIGQLLAAYALTATICYLPSGIVADKVRVRTLSWVGFVGTAALTFVYAFLPSIAVLYIVFVGMGITSILIWWGVRFKLVRLISEESEYSRNIGISYGLYGAAGLVVGLVILWIVQSLFAGNTVGGVRAMLIFLGVIIGLLGVLSYMFIPKFEGEIDPTKSSFDFGEVLDALKSPVVWLAAGCMFFVYFYYTGINYTTPYFKDVMGASLGVVSFVSIVRTYGVTLLSGPIFGTIAEKVGSPSKVIVGGSVVAVAGLVAFTVLPAKPASAFVAAGIMIVLGFLANGVFGVVSSQLTEGKVPLTIFGTATGLLSVIGFLPDSFSSIWFGAMIDAQGNDAYHGIFLILAGAAVIAALFAVALLVYVSRNKAKLENAQQEAAEAVAENVEEGRKCLTR, encoded by the coding sequence ATGGCTAAGTCCGTAATAGGAGAGAAGAGTGTGAAGGATCTGTCCCGCCTTCACCGCATCTTTCTTTTAGTGCTCGTTTCAATGGGCAGCTCAATTATTTACACGCCTGCTTACTTGAAGAACGTCTTCTACGATCCGCTAATCAAGGCGTTGCACGCTTCTAACGCGCAGATCGGGCAGCTACTGGCGGCTTACGCCCTCACCGCAACTATTTGCTATCTTCCTTCCGGCATCGTGGCCGACAAGGTTCGCGTACGCACCCTGTCCTGGGTCGGTTTTGTTGGCACCGCAGCCCTCACCTTCGTGTACGCCTTCCTGCCCTCCATCGCAGTGCTGTACATCGTGTTCGTGGGAATGGGCATCACCTCCATCCTGATTTGGTGGGGCGTGCGCTTCAAGCTCGTGCGCCTGATCTCGGAAGAAAGCGAATACTCGCGTAACATCGGCATCTCCTACGGACTGTACGGCGCCGCCGGCCTAGTAGTCGGCCTCGTCATCCTGTGGATCGTCCAATCCCTGTTTGCAGGCAACACTGTCGGTGGGGTGCGCGCAATGCTCATCTTCCTTGGCGTAATCATTGGCCTGCTTGGCGTGCTGTCCTACATGTTCATCCCGAAGTTCGAGGGCGAAATTGACCCCACCAAGTCCTCCTTCGACTTCGGCGAAGTACTGGACGCGCTGAAGAGCCCTGTCGTGTGGCTAGCCGCAGGCTGCATGTTCTTCGTCTACTTCTACTACACCGGTATCAACTACACGACCCCGTACTTCAAGGACGTCATGGGCGCCTCTCTTGGCGTTGTCTCCTTCGTGTCGATCGTGCGTACCTACGGTGTCACCCTCCTGTCTGGCCCCATCTTCGGCACCATCGCCGAAAAGGTGGGTTCGCCCTCGAAGGTTATCGTCGGCGGCTCCGTGGTCGCGGTTGCCGGCCTTGTTGCCTTCACCGTTCTGCCCGCAAAGCCGGCGTCGGCATTTGTTGCTGCGGGCATCATGATCGTCCTCGGTTTCCTGGCAAACGGCGTGTTCGGCGTCGTCTCTTCCCAGCTAACCGAAGGCAAAGTGCCGCTAACCATCTTCGGTACGGCAACTGGGTTGCTTTCGGTCATCGGCTTCCTACCTGACTCCTTCTCATCCATCTGGTTCGGAGCGATGATCGACGCCCAGGGTAACGATGCTTACCACGGGATCTTCCTGATCCTGGCTGGTGCGGCCGTTATTGCCGCCCTGTTCGCGGTGGCCTTGCTGGTCTACGTGTCGCGCAACAAGGCGAAGCTAGAAAACGCACAGCAGGAGGCCGCCGAGGCCGTTGCCGAGAACGTCGAAGAAGGCCGTAAATGCCTAACAAGGTGA
- a CDS encoding YeeE/YedE family protein: MLISGLILGIILGFIFQRGRFCVTGAFRDVWLSRSTRWFNAFLLAIALQSVIVVALAGLGVVSPEVDKFAPFAVSIGSLLFGVGIVLSGGCATGTYYRAGEGLVGSWIALVLYALSSSVLKFGLGASLTKKLRGATVNATTVYDTLGVPWWTLSLLLAVGVAYLVTRELAATPKVAALPAKKTGVAHFLFEKKWHPYFTATLVGLLAAVAFPLSAATGRNAGLGITTPSAKLIQFLTTADISNVDWGVLLILGLIPGSYLAAKLSGEFRVRVPDARTAVRAVWGGLLMGVGAVWAGGCTIGNSLVDTALFGWQGWTAFLFTFLGVGLGARLFIQNHTRAGATLQPQPVLENA; the protein is encoded by the coding sequence ATGCTCATTTCTGGATTAATTCTAGGAATAATTCTTGGTTTCATATTCCAGCGAGGCCGATTTTGTGTCACCGGCGCTTTTCGTGACGTGTGGCTATCGCGTTCGACTAGGTGGTTTAACGCTTTCTTGCTAGCAATTGCGCTGCAATCTGTAATAGTCGTTGCGCTTGCTGGCCTTGGTGTAGTGAGCCCTGAAGTTGATAAATTCGCGCCCTTTGCAGTGTCGATCGGCTCCCTCCTATTTGGTGTCGGCATTGTTCTATCCGGCGGTTGCGCCACCGGCACCTATTACCGCGCTGGCGAGGGCCTAGTGGGCTCTTGGATCGCCCTGGTGCTGTACGCACTATCGTCCTCGGTGCTCAAATTTGGGCTAGGCGCGAGCCTAACTAAGAAACTCCGCGGCGCTACCGTCAACGCAACCACCGTCTACGACACCCTGGGTGTGCCCTGGTGGACGCTCTCGCTTCTTCTGGCAGTAGGGGTGGCATACCTGGTTACCCGCGAGCTCGCAGCCACTCCGAAGGTGGCAGCCTTGCCAGCAAAGAAGACTGGCGTAGCACACTTTCTATTCGAAAAGAAGTGGCACCCCTACTTCACTGCCACCCTCGTTGGCCTGCTCGCTGCAGTAGCCTTCCCCCTGTCCGCAGCTACCGGCCGCAATGCCGGCCTCGGCATCACCACTCCCTCCGCCAAGCTGATCCAATTCCTGACCACCGCTGACATCAGCAACGTCGACTGGGGCGTGCTACTAATCCTGGGGCTAATCCCAGGCTCCTACCTGGCAGCCAAGCTCTCGGGCGAATTCCGCGTTCGCGTCCCCGACGCGAGGACGGCCGTGCGCGCGGTGTGGGGCGGCCTACTAATGGGCGTCGGTGCCGTGTGGGCAGGCGGATGCACTATCGGTAACTCGCTGGTAGACACGGCCCTGTTCGGCTGGCAGGGGTGGACCGCCTTCCTGTTCACCTTCCTGGGCGTGGGACTCGGTGCCCGCCTGTTTATCCAAAACCACACCCGCGCAGGGGCCACCCTGCAGCCTCAGCCCGTTCTAGAAAACGCTTAA
- the dnaB gene encoding replicative DNA helicase, translated as MAEESAYDRVPPHDNDAEQSVLGAMLLSKDAIADVTEQMRGSDYYAPKHEIIHNAIIDLYGREEPADAVTVAAELERKGDLNRVGGAPYLHTLTTVVPTAANANYYARIVREKAQLRSLVDVGTRIVQLGYSAEGGDPAEIINTAQSEIYAVTSNRTAEDYVPISDAIEPLVEELEAIENNKGEAQGVPTGFHDLDRLLGGLHEGQMIIVAARPAMGKSTLALDFCRSASIHHGVASVIFSLEMSRGEIAMRMLSAEARVPMSKMRRGEMERQDWVKIAEVIGKTDEAPLFIDDSPNMSMTEIRAKCRRLKQQHNLGLIVVDYLQLMTSGRAVESRQQEVSDFSRSLKLLAKELGVPVIAVAQLNRGPEQRTDHKPMMADLRESGSLEQDADVIMLLHRPEAYEEDNRPGEADIIVAKHRNGSTGTIAVSFLGHYASFASLGPEA; from the coding sequence ATGGCTGAAGAGTCCGCTTACGATCGCGTTCCGCCTCACGACAATGATGCAGAGCAGTCCGTATTGGGCGCCATGTTGCTGTCTAAGGATGCGATCGCGGATGTTACCGAGCAGATGCGCGGTTCGGACTACTACGCCCCGAAACACGAGATCATTCACAACGCGATCATTGACCTGTACGGCCGGGAAGAACCCGCTGATGCCGTTACCGTTGCGGCGGAGCTAGAGCGTAAAGGCGACCTGAATCGCGTAGGTGGCGCCCCTTACCTGCACACTCTGACTACGGTCGTCCCCACGGCCGCCAACGCAAACTACTACGCCAGGATCGTCCGCGAGAAGGCGCAGCTGCGGTCGCTGGTAGATGTGGGTACCCGAATCGTGCAGCTGGGTTACAGTGCCGAGGGCGGCGATCCAGCCGAGATTATCAACACCGCGCAAAGCGAGATCTATGCGGTCACGTCGAACCGCACTGCCGAAGATTATGTTCCCATTTCGGATGCCATCGAACCGCTGGTTGAAGAACTGGAGGCAATCGAGAACAACAAGGGCGAAGCCCAGGGGGTACCCACGGGATTCCACGATCTGGATCGGCTCTTGGGCGGTCTGCACGAAGGGCAGATGATCATTGTTGCTGCCCGTCCCGCAATGGGTAAGTCCACCCTGGCACTGGACTTTTGCCGGTCCGCTTCCATTCATCACGGGGTAGCTTCGGTTATCTTCAGCTTGGAAATGTCGCGCGGCGAGATCGCTATGCGTATGCTCTCTGCCGAAGCGCGCGTGCCCATGTCGAAGATGCGGCGAGGCGAGATGGAGAGGCAGGACTGGGTGAAGATTGCCGAGGTAATCGGCAAGACCGATGAAGCCCCCCTCTTTATTGACGATTCCCCAAACATGTCTATGACCGAGATTAGGGCAAAGTGCCGCCGGCTAAAGCAGCAGCATAATCTGGGGCTGATTGTGGTTGACTACCTGCAGCTGATGACTTCGGGACGCGCCGTGGAATCGCGCCAGCAGGAAGTGTCTGACTTCTCGCGTTCGCTGAAATTGTTGGCGAAGGAATTGGGAGTGCCGGTCATTGCGGTAGCGCAGCTGAACCGTGGCCCCGAACAGCGCACCGATCATAAGCCGATGATGGCGGACTTGCGTGAATCCGGCTCGCTAGAACAGGACGCTGACGTAATCATGTTGCTGCATCGTCCCGAAGCGTACGAAGAAGATAACCGTCCGGGCGAGGCAGACATTATTGTGGCCAAGCATCGTAATGGTTCTACGGGCACTATTGCCGTGTCTTTCTTGGGACACTACGCCTCTTTTGCCTCACTGGGCCCAGAGGCTTAA
- a CDS encoding sn-glycerol-1-phosphate dehydrogenase — MAEDLIQKALSTAKDTKAIVIGEDVLDQTGKMFKDLFNDKKALLVADENTFGAAGEEVVASLEEAGVQIIDRMIFPGKPTVYADYDNVSKVREHLKGLDDTVICSIASGTLNDISKLASGELKRPYMNVCTAASVDGYAAYGAAITRDGFKITRECPAPAGLIADLKVIANAPARLTATGYGDLLEKIPAGADWILADRLGVEAIDDYTWSLVQGPLRQALANPAELGSGNPAAIAGLAKGNIMSGLAMQALSSSRPASGAGHQFSHTWEMEGHGLDWEPPLSHGMKVGIGTVASLALWQEFLAMDIDNLDIEKVVAATRPKEEVEARVREYIIDKIEDVAVKHTLSKYLEGDALRERLQTLKDNWADIRESCSKQIISPEQAIEDLKAAGAPYHPEQIKIDWDRFRKTHIQAQMIRPRYTVFDVLVDLGALDSVIEHLFSPEGFWGQHRHPVNEDN, encoded by the coding sequence ATGGCAGAAGACCTGATTCAAAAAGCTCTGTCTACCGCCAAGGACACCAAGGCCATAGTTATTGGCGAGGACGTCCTGGATCAGACCGGGAAGATGTTCAAGGACCTCTTCAATGACAAGAAGGCCCTACTGGTAGCCGACGAAAACACTTTCGGTGCTGCCGGCGAAGAAGTAGTTGCCTCGCTGGAAGAAGCTGGCGTGCAGATCATCGACCGCATGATCTTCCCCGGCAAACCCACTGTCTACGCCGATTACGACAACGTTTCTAAGGTACGTGAACACCTCAAGGGTCTAGATGACACGGTCATCTGCTCCATCGCTTCGGGCACTCTGAACGACATTTCGAAACTGGCCAGCGGCGAACTGAAACGCCCGTACATGAACGTGTGCACCGCCGCCTCGGTGGACGGCTACGCCGCATACGGGGCTGCCATCACTCGCGACGGTTTCAAGATCACCCGCGAATGCCCCGCTCCCGCCGGCCTTATTGCCGACCTGAAAGTTATTGCCAACGCTCCGGCGCGTCTTACCGCTACCGGCTACGGCGATCTGCTGGAAAAGATTCCTGCCGGCGCTGACTGGATCCTTGCCGATCGCCTGGGCGTAGAGGCGATTGACGACTACACCTGGTCCCTAGTGCAGGGGCCGCTGCGCCAGGCGCTGGCCAATCCGGCCGAACTTGGATCGGGTAACCCCGCCGCTATTGCGGGACTAGCAAAGGGCAACATCATGTCCGGCCTAGCCATGCAGGCCCTTTCCTCTTCGCGTCCCGCCTCCGGCGCAGGCCACCAGTTCAGCCACACCTGGGAGATGGAAGGACACGGACTCGATTGGGAGCCGCCGCTTTCCCACGGCATGAAGGTAGGCATCGGCACCGTTGCCTCGCTGGCCCTGTGGCAGGAATTCTTGGCGATGGATATCGACAACCTGGACATCGAAAAGGTTGTTGCCGCCACCCGCCCCAAGGAAGAGGTCGAAGCGCGCGTCCGCGAATACATCATCGACAAGATCGAAGACGTGGCTGTAAAGCACACCCTTAGCAAGTACCTAGAGGGCGACGCCCTCCGCGAGCGCTTGCAGACGCTAAAGGACAACTGGGCAGATATTCGTGAGTCCTGCTCGAAGCAGATTATTTCGCCTGAACAGGCAATTGAAGATCTGAAGGCAGCGGGCGCTCCCTACCACCCCGAGCAGATCAAGATCGACTGGGATCGCTTCCGGAAGACCCATATTCAGGCGCAGATGATCCGTCCTCGTTACACCGTGTTTGACGTGCTGGTGGATCTGGGTGCCCTGGATTCGGTTATCGAGCACCTGTTCAGCCCTGAAGGATTCTGGGGGCAGCACCGTCACCCCGTCAATGAAGACAACTAA
- a CDS encoding MATE family efflux transporter yields the protein MDKPRQSTLNRQILELAIPALGALVAEPLMTMADSAMVGHLGTEQLAGMAVGTTILNLFVGMCIFLAYTTTALTSRRLGAGDKKGALRGGIDGMWLAAGIGLLLALVLLAAAPQLASLFGASPAASEYAGIYLRAAAPGLISMLTVMAATGTLRGMLNTRTPFVVATLGALANVCLNATLIYGVDLGIRGAGIGTALAQTGMAVALCLIVYRGARREGVSVRPSIEGIRKSGFSGLPLLIRSLALQLCGVLTVSAATRLGDLTLASHQVINSIWALSSFSLDALAIAAQALTGHALGTGNFDRVKAVLGRCLAWGAGVGVFLGAIIIVGSPVIGRIYSSDQQVLMATAIGLIVAGLMQPLAGVVYMLDGVLIGANDSKYMAASYVVVLAVYAPAALAIAHFGNTWSAALAGGQSLPATAPSYGWILGGNHAGTNLVWVWIGYAAIMFGARAVVLALRARGSKWMENAEG from the coding sequence GTGGACAAGCCGCGCCAGAGCACCTTGAACCGACAAATCCTAGAACTGGCGATACCCGCCCTCGGCGCACTGGTAGCAGAACCACTTATGACCATGGCTGATTCGGCCATGGTCGGCCACCTAGGTACGGAGCAGTTAGCCGGCATGGCGGTGGGCACCACCATCTTGAACCTGTTCGTCGGCATGTGCATTTTCCTGGCCTACACCACAACGGCACTGACTTCGCGGCGCCTGGGAGCTGGGGACAAGAAAGGCGCACTGCGCGGCGGCATTGACGGGATGTGGCTTGCAGCTGGCATCGGCTTGCTGCTCGCACTGGTGCTATTGGCCGCCGCTCCCCAACTGGCTTCCCTATTTGGCGCCTCCCCCGCTGCTTCCGAGTACGCCGGCATCTACTTGCGGGCGGCAGCACCCGGCCTCATTTCCATGCTTACGGTCATGGCTGCCACCGGCACCCTGCGCGGCATGCTCAACACTCGCACGCCGTTCGTCGTGGCCACACTGGGCGCCCTGGCAAACGTTTGTTTGAACGCCACCCTAATTTACGGGGTTGACCTTGGTATCCGGGGCGCCGGCATTGGTACGGCACTAGCACAAACTGGCATGGCTGTCGCGCTGTGCCTGATTGTTTACCGCGGGGCCAGGCGCGAGGGCGTATCTGTCCGCCCGTCCATAGAGGGCATTAGGAAGTCTGGATTCTCTGGGCTACCACTACTGATTCGGTCCCTCGCACTGCAGTTGTGTGGCGTGCTGACCGTTAGCGCAGCCACCCGCCTGGGCGACCTAACCCTAGCTTCGCACCAGGTGATCAACTCTATTTGGGCATTGTCCTCTTTCAGCCTCGACGCTTTGGCGATCGCCGCGCAGGCACTGACAGGCCACGCTTTAGGTACTGGCAATTTCGACCGGGTGAAGGCGGTGCTCGGTCGGTGCCTAGCCTGGGGCGCCGGCGTGGGCGTCTTCCTGGGGGCAATAATCATTGTGGGCTCGCCTGTGATCGGCCGCATTTATTCCTCTGACCAGCAGGTGCTGATGGCTACCGCAATTGGACTGATCGTGGCCGGGCTGATGCAACCGCTGGCCGGAGTGGTTTACATGCTTGACGGAGTGCTAATCGGGGCAAACGATTCAAAGTACATGGCCGCCTCTTACGTGGTGGTGTTGGCGGTGTACGCTCCCGCTGCCCTAGCAATCGCCCACTTTGGCAACACCTGGTCGGCAGCTTTGGCGGGCGGACAGTCCTTACCCGCGACGGCGCCCTCTTACGGGTGGATCCTTGGGGGCAACCACGCTGGCACCAATCTGGTATGGGTTTGGATCGGTTACGCGGCGATCATGTTCGGCGCGCGTGCCGTGGTCCTGGCGTTGAGGGCGCGCGGCAGCAAGTGGATGGAAAACGCCGAAGGGTAA
- a CDS encoding ADP-ribosylglycohydrolase family protein encodes MDQTVIDRARGALLGQLVGDAFGAQMEFMSPEEVKDQFANHTVMGPSAVHGTIAGQITDDSEMALCLARSIIAEGEYSSAAAFAAYREWGNSQPFSMGMATRSALAGRRSKETQANGALMRISPLGIYGWHAPLHKVGTWAATDAALTHPHAVTRAANSLYAMAIALGVRGRNAAEIYRMTLTWAKEMRVPDPVLTALVRAQDSLPEDFVTHQGWVLIALQNAFYQLLHAPSGQRSVRDSVLQGGDTDTNAAIAGALAGAAGASFPGEWVDTVLDARPTGQVKYPRPQTLWAADALQIADQLAHLGAAL; translated from the coding sequence ATGGATCAGACGGTAATTGACCGGGCGCGCGGCGCCCTTCTTGGGCAACTCGTCGGCGACGCATTTGGCGCCCAAATGGAGTTCATGAGTCCCGAAGAAGTCAAGGATCAGTTCGCAAATCATACCGTCATGGGGCCATCTGCCGTCCACGGGACCATAGCGGGTCAGATCACTGACGATTCTGAGATGGCGCTCTGCCTGGCTCGCTCGATCATTGCCGAGGGCGAATATTCTTCGGCTGCAGCTTTTGCGGCGTATCGGGAATGGGGGAATTCGCAGCCCTTCAGCATGGGCATGGCCACCCGTTCCGCACTGGCAGGCAGACGCTCAAAGGAGACCCAGGCCAATGGCGCTCTCATGCGTATTAGCCCGCTTGGCATTTACGGCTGGCACGCGCCGTTGCACAAGGTGGGCACGTGGGCCGCCACCGACGCCGCACTAACCCACCCGCACGCGGTAACGCGCGCAGCCAACTCGCTCTACGCCATGGCAATCGCACTTGGCGTACGCGGCCGCAACGCGGCGGAAATCTACCGAATGACACTCACCTGGGCGAAGGAAATGCGCGTGCCTGATCCGGTCCTAACCGCCCTGGTCCGGGCACAAGACAGCCTTCCCGAAGACTTTGTGACCCACCAGGGGTGGGTGCTGATCGCCCTGCAGAATGCGTTCTACCAGCTGCTGCACGCCCCCTCGGGGCAGCGATCCGTACGCGACTCCGTATTGCAAGGGGGCGACACGGACACGAACGCCGCCATTGCTGGAGCGTTAGCCGGCGCCGCCGGAGCAAGCTTTCCGGGGGAATGGGTCGATACCGTCCTAGATGCCAGGCCCACCGGACAGGTGAAGTATCCGCGCCCGCAGACCTTGTGGGCAGCAGATGCGCTCCAAATTGCCGATCAGCTGGCCCACCTAGGAGCAGCCCTGTAA
- a CDS encoding sulfurtransferase TusA family protein: protein MSFLGIKFSTKENKKTPAPVLTGSEKSYRLDAVGQVCPFPLAEAKKAIAQINSGDTLQIDFDCTQATDSIPAWAAAQGHEVLDFKQLGEAIWTITLRKA from the coding sequence ATGAGCTTTTTAGGAATAAAATTCTCCACCAAAGAAAACAAGAAGACTCCCGCCCCGGTTCTTACGGGTTCGGAAAAGAGCTACCGCCTAGACGCTGTGGGCCAGGTGTGTCCTTTCCCGCTAGCAGAGGCTAAGAAGGCCATCGCCCAGATCAACAGCGGCGATACCCTGCAAATAGATTTCGATTGCACGCAGGCGACGGATTCAATTCCCGCATGGGCTGCAGCGCAGGGCCACGAGGTGCTGGACTTCAAGCAGCTCGGAGAGGCTATTTGGACTATCACCTTGCGCAAAGCGTAG
- a CDS encoding single-stranded DNA-binding protein yields MAGDTVITVVGNLTADPELRFTASGAPVASFTIASTPRRYNRQSGQWEDGEALFMRCSLWRQAAENAADSLQKGMRVIAQGRLQQRSYETREGEKRTVVEMQVDEIGPSLAFATARVERSQRGGSGFGGGQGGYGGGQQNQGGYGGGQPQNYGQPNQGQGFGSNASYNAPTGGSPEDPWSTGGAQAGSSFDDAPPF; encoded by the coding sequence ATGGCCGGAGACACCGTAATAACGGTAGTAGGAAACCTAACCGCTGACCCGGAACTCAGGTTCACGGCATCTGGCGCGCCCGTCGCGTCGTTCACGATCGCCTCCACTCCCCGCCGGTACAACCGTCAGTCAGGGCAGTGGGAAGATGGCGAAGCCCTCTTCATGCGCTGCTCCCTGTGGCGGCAGGCAGCAGAAAATGCTGCTGACTCGCTACAAAAAGGTATGCGCGTCATTGCGCAGGGGCGGTTGCAGCAGCGCTCTTATGAAACCCGCGAGGGTGAGAAGCGTACTGTCGTCGAAATGCAAGTAGACGAAATCGGCCCCTCACTAGCCTTCGCCACCGCAAGGGTGGAACGCTCCCAGCGGGGCGGATCCGGCTTTGGTGGCGGCCAAGGCGGCTACGGTGGCGGCCAGCAGAACCAGGGCGGCTACGGTGGTGGCCAGCCCCAAAACTATGGGCAGCCAAACCAGGGTCAGGGATTCGGTTCTAACGCAAGCTACAATGCGCCAACCGGCGGTTCGCCCGAAGATCCGTGGAGCACCGGCGGAGCACAAGCCGGCTCCAGCTTCGACGACGCACCCCCGTTCTAA
- a CDS encoding ribulokinase, with translation MDKEHSYTIGIDFGTLSARAAVVRVSDGKTLGTAVHAYESAVMDKTLSCADGQELPADFALQNASDYIRAIKETVPAALQEAGVSASEVIALGVDTTSASVVFAAEDGTPMSEIEQFRNNPHAYVKLWKHHGAAEQADRIQSLAAERQEKWLARYGGIISSELLLPKALEVFEKAPEVYKATGAITDAMDWINWRLTGVHKQSAGPSGYKRIYQDGEYPSTEYLEALAEGFGDVYGQKMSAPIVQLAEPVAGLSEEAAEWTGLKVGTTVVAGSIDAHAHALGVNAIEDGVMTIIAGTSSVLLVSDKDFHFVPGVFGTVDGGICPGKWGYEAGQTAVGDIFGWFKDTFVPLRYYEEADEKGINVHDLLTQKAMEQKIGEHGLVALDWHNGNRSILSDPRLAGMVLGKTLSTQPEDIYRALIEASIFGGKTIIDNFVEHGVEIKEVVIAGGLLKNPIYTQGYADVTGLPISISATEQAGALGSAIFAAVAAGAYEDVYEAAAAMGKKIEAKYKPIPENVEAYRPLYETYRELHDYFGRENTDIMHRLRKIRNEARSK, from the coding sequence ATGGATAAGGAACATTCCTACACAATCGGGATAGACTTCGGCACTCTATCCGCGCGTGCCGCAGTGGTGCGTGTTTCGGACGGCAAAACGTTAGGTACCGCCGTGCACGCATACGAGTCCGCCGTCATGGATAAGACTCTCAGCTGCGCCGATGGGCAGGAATTGCCCGCCGATTTCGCTTTGCAGAATGCGAGCGACTACATCAGGGCGATCAAGGAAACTGTGCCCGCCGCGTTGCAGGAGGCCGGCGTCAGTGCCTCCGAAGTGATCGCCCTTGGCGTTGACACCACTTCTGCCTCAGTCGTCTTCGCTGCCGAGGACGGCACCCCGATGAGCGAAATTGAGCAATTCCGCAACAACCCGCACGCGTACGTGAAGTTGTGGAAGCACCACGGGGCGGCGGAGCAGGCGGACCGCATCCAGTCGCTAGCTGCCGAGAGGCAGGAGAAGTGGCTGGCCCGCTACGGCGGGATTATCTCCTCCGAACTACTGCTGCCGAAGGCGCTGGAAGTATTCGAGAAGGCGCCCGAGGTCTACAAGGCCACAGGAGCGATTACCGACGCGATGGACTGGATCAACTGGCGTCTTACCGGCGTGCACAAGCAGTCGGCTGGACCTTCCGGTTACAAGCGCATCTACCAGGACGGCGAATACCCCTCCACCGAATACTTGGAGGCCCTGGCAGAAGGTTTCGGCGATGTGTATGGACAGAAGATGTCTGCCCCGATCGTGCAGCTAGCAGAGCCTGTTGCCGGCCTAAGCGAAGAGGCCGCAGAGTGGACCGGACTGAAGGTGGGAACCACCGTCGTGGCTGGTTCCATCGATGCGCACGCGCACGCCCTCGGTGTGAATGCGATTGAAGACGGCGTCATGACCATCATCGCCGGCACGTCTTCGGTGCTGCTCGTTTCGGATAAGGACTTCCACTTTGTGCCGGGCGTTTTCGGCACCGTCGATGGCGGTATTTGCCCAGGCAAATGGGGGTACGAGGCCGGACAGACGGCCGTTGGGGACATCTTTGGGTGGTTCAAGGACACCTTCGTACCCCTGCGCTACTACGAAGAGGCCGACGAAAAGGGCATCAACGTACACGACTTGCTTACGCAGAAGGCGATGGAGCAGAAGATCGGCGAGCACGGCCTAGTGGCATTGGACTGGCACAACGGCAACCGTTCGATCCTGTCTGACCCCAGGTTGGCTGGCATGGTGCTGGGCAAGACACTGTCCACCCAGCCCGAGGACATCTACCGCGCCCTGATCGAGGCGTCCATCTTTGGCGGCAAGACGATCATTGACAACTTCGTGGAGCACGGGGTTGAGATCAAGGAGGTCGTCATTGCCGGTGGGCTGCTGAAGAACCCGATTTACACGCAGGGTTACGCAGACGTGACCGGGCTGCCGATTTCTATTTCCGCAACGGAACAGGCGGGCGCGTTGGGCTCGGCCATTTTCGCCGCGGTTGCGGCCGGTGCCTACGAGGACGTGTACGAGGCTGCCGCTGCAATGGGCAAGAAGATCGAGGCCAAGTACAAGCCGATTCCCGAAAACGTTGAGGCCTACCGGCCTCTGTACGAGACTTACCGGGAACTGCACGACTACTTCGGTCGCGAAAATACCGACATCATGCATAGGCTGCGAAAGATCCGCAACGAAGCGCGCTCCAAGTAG